A stretch of Desulfurivibrio alkaliphilus AHT 2 DNA encodes these proteins:
- a CDS encoding acetylornithine transaminase, which yields MSENEQWNQRGNRVLMNTYGRLPVTMVRGDGCTLHDADGREYLDFVAGIAVCNLGHCHPAVTAAVREQAEKLVHVSNLYHTVPQIELAERLCDQSFADRVFFCNSGAEANEAAIKLARKAGGEGRYEIISLTGSFHGRTLATVAATGQSKFHEGFEPLPAGFIHAPFGDLVGLERLIGPQTCAVLCEPLQGEGGVRPLAPEYLQGIRELCNRHGLLLIFDEVQVGMGRTGSLLAHEQLGVTPDIITLAKGLANGLPMGAMLAGEEVAAAFTPGSHASTFGGNPLAAAAALAVLDTLLSPDFLAEVREKGAYLAAGLNELVRRYPDRLQEVRGLGLIQGLVLQQEFREQGPAMVQKLFERGLLLNFAGNTALRFIPPLVVSRPEIDRAVELVAEVVV from the coding sequence GACCATGGTACGGGGCGACGGCTGCACCCTGCATGATGCCGACGGCCGCGAGTATCTTGATTTTGTGGCCGGGATCGCGGTCTGCAACCTGGGCCACTGCCACCCGGCGGTGACCGCAGCCGTGCGCGAACAGGCTGAAAAACTGGTGCATGTCTCCAACCTTTACCATACCGTGCCGCAAATCGAGCTGGCGGAAAGGCTTTGCGATCAATCTTTTGCCGATCGGGTCTTTTTCTGCAACTCCGGGGCCGAGGCCAACGAGGCGGCCATCAAGCTGGCCCGCAAGGCCGGCGGCGAGGGCCGGTATGAAATAATTTCGCTCACCGGCTCTTTCCACGGCCGGACCCTGGCCACCGTGGCCGCCACCGGTCAGAGCAAGTTCCATGAGGGTTTCGAGCCCCTGCCCGCCGGTTTTATCCACGCCCCCTTCGGCGACCTGGTGGGGCTGGAGCGGCTGATCGGGCCGCAAACCTGTGCCGTGCTTTGCGAGCCATTGCAGGGGGAGGGCGGGGTGCGCCCCCTGGCGCCGGAATATTTGCAGGGGATTCGCGAACTCTGTAATCGCCATGGCCTGCTGCTGATCTTCGATGAAGTGCAGGTGGGCATGGGGCGCACCGGCAGCCTGCTGGCCCATGAGCAGCTCGGGGTGACCCCGGACATCATCACCTTGGCCAAGGGCCTGGCCAACGGCCTGCCCATGGGGGCCATGCTGGCCGGGGAAGAGGTGGCGGCGGCCTTCACCCCCGGCAGCCACGCCTCCACCTTCGGCGGCAACCCGCTGGCGGCGGCCGCCGCCCTGGCGGTGCTCGACACCCTGCTGTCCCCGGACTTTCTGGCCGAGGTAAGAGAAAAAGGCGCCTACCTGGCCGCCGGCCTCAATGAACTGGTGCGGCGCTACCCCGATCGCTTGCAGGAGGTGCGCGGCCTGGGCCTGATCCAGGGCCTGGTGCTGCAGCAGGAGTTTCGCGAGCAGGGCCCGGCCATGGTGCAAAAACTGTTCGAGCGGGGCCTGCTGCTGAATTTTGCCGGCAATACCGCCCTGCGCTTTATTCCGCCGCTGGTGGTCAGCCGGCCGGAAATCGATCGGGCCGTGGAGCTGGTGGCTGAAGTCGTGGTTTAA
- the argF gene encoding ornithine carbamoyltransferase yields MARHLLSLADFSGAELAALIDRALVLKKERREGVRHRDLAGRTIALVFEKPSTRTRVSFEAAMYGLGGQVIYLSSRDTQLARNEPLKDMARVMARYVDGLVVRTFGQQIVDELARYSEVPVINALTDLHHPCQVLSDLMTVIEHKGELKQLKIAWVGDGNNMANSWIQAAARLGFALTLACPEGYEPDLDILKAARAEAERPINLVRDPIEAVAEADVINTDVWASMGQEDEQLQRLQVFRPYQINERLLAQADGRAVVLHCLPAHRDEEITEAVLEGPQSVVWDQAENKMHIHAAILADFIARK; encoded by the coding sequence ATGGCACGACATCTGCTGAGCCTGGCGGATTTCAGCGGCGCCGAGCTGGCCGCCCTGATCGACCGGGCCCTGGTCCTGAAAAAGGAGCGCCGGGAAGGGGTTCGTCACCGGGACCTGGCAGGGCGCACCATCGCCCTGGTTTTTGAAAAACCCTCCACCCGTACCCGGGTCTCCTTCGAGGCCGCCATGTACGGCCTGGGCGGCCAGGTCATTTATCTTTCTTCCCGCGACACCCAGTTGGCCCGCAACGAGCCCCTGAAAGACATGGCCCGGGTCATGGCCCGCTACGTCGATGGCCTGGTGGTGCGTACCTTCGGCCAGCAGATCGTCGATGAGCTGGCCCGTTATTCCGAAGTGCCGGTGATCAACGCCCTTACCGACCTGCATCATCCCTGTCAGGTGCTCAGCGACCTGATGACGGTGATCGAGCATAAAGGCGAGCTTAAGCAACTGAAAATCGCCTGGGTGGGAGACGGCAACAACATGGCCAACTCCTGGATCCAGGCCGCCGCCCGCCTGGGCTTCGCCCTGACCCTGGCCTGCCCCGAGGGCTATGAACCCGATCTCGACATCCTCAAGGCCGCCCGGGCCGAGGCCGAGCGGCCCATCAACCTGGTCCGCGACCCCATCGAGGCGGTGGCCGAGGCCGATGTGATCAACACCGACGTCTGGGCCAGCATGGGCCAGGAGGATGAGCAGCTCCAGCGGCTCCAGGTTTTCCGCCCCTACCAGATCAACGAGCGCCTGCTGGCCCAGGCCGATGGCCGGGCCGTGGTGCTGCACTGCCTGCCGGCCCACCGGGATGAAGAGATCACCGAGGCGGTGCTGGAAGGGCCGCAGTCGGTGGTCTGGGACCAGGCGGAAAACAAGATGCATATCCACGCGGCCATCCTGGCCGATTTCATTGCAAGGAAATAA
- a CDS encoding argininosuccinate synthase: MIPKVNKIVLAYSGGLDTSVILRWLKETCNCPVVAYAADIGQEEDWEAVRQKGLATGADEVIISDLKEEFVRDYVFPAFRANAIYEGSYLLGTSLARPVIAKEQVRIAEACGADAVSHGATGKGNDQVRFELSYLALNPKLTIIAPWRVWDLNSRTKLMAYAEKHGIPVPVTKEKPYSSDENLLHISFEGGILEDPWNEPEEAMFKLSVAPEKAPDKPTYLELTFEQGNPVAIDGERLGPAAMLARLNQLGGANGVGRLDMVENRFVGMKSRGVYETPGGTILRAAHRDLETITLDREVMKIRDSLVPRYSELIYNGFWFSPEMKMLQNTVDYAQSTVNGVVRLKLYKGNCIPVGRKSENSLYQESFATFEEDEVYRQADAEGFIRLQGLRLTMQALGKR, encoded by the coding sequence ATGATCCCCAAAGTGAACAAGATCGTGCTGGCCTATTCCGGCGGCCTGGACACCTCGGTTATTCTGCGTTGGCTCAAGGAAACCTGCAACTGCCCGGTGGTGGCCTACGCCGCCGATATCGGCCAGGAGGAAGACTGGGAGGCGGTACGGCAGAAGGGCCTGGCCACCGGTGCCGACGAGGTGATAATCTCCGATCTCAAGGAAGAATTCGTCCGCGATTACGTCTTCCCCGCCTTCCGGGCCAACGCCATTTACGAAGGCTCCTACCTGCTGGGCACCTCCCTGGCCCGGCCGGTGATCGCCAAGGAACAGGTGCGAATTGCCGAGGCCTGCGGGGCCGACGCCGTCAGCCACGGCGCCACCGGCAAGGGCAACGACCAGGTGCGCTTCGAACTCTCCTACCTGGCCTTGAACCCCAAACTGACCATCATCGCTCCCTGGCGGGTCTGGGACCTCAACTCCCGCACCAAGCTCATGGCCTATGCCGAAAAACACGGCATTCCGGTGCCGGTGACCAAGGAGAAGCCCTACAGCTCCGATGAAAACCTGCTGCATATCAGTTTTGAAGGCGGCATCCTGGAAGACCCCTGGAACGAGCCGGAAGAGGCCATGTTCAAACTCTCGGTGGCCCCGGAAAAGGCGCCGGACAAGCCCACCTACCTGGAACTTACCTTCGAGCAGGGCAACCCGGTGGCCATTGACGGCGAGCGCCTCGGCCCGGCGGCGATGCTGGCCCGGCTCAATCAGTTGGGCGGCGCCAACGGCGTGGGGCGGCTGGACATGGTGGAAAACCGTTTTGTCGGCATGAAGTCCCGGGGGGTTTATGAAACCCCGGGGGGCACCATCCTGCGGGCCGCCCACCGCGACCTGGAGACCATCACCCTGGACCGCGAGGTCATGAAGATCCGCGACTCGCTGGTGCCGCGCTATTCCGAGTTGATCTACAACGGCTTCTGGTTCTCGCCGGAAATGAAGATGCTGCAAAACACCGTCGATTACGCCCAGAGCACGGTCAACGGGGTGGTGCGGCTGAAGTTGTACAAGGGCAACTGTATCCCGGTGGGCCGCAAATCGGAAAATTCGCTCTACCAGGAGAGTTTTGCCACCTTTGAAGAGGACGAGGTCTACCGCCAGGCCGACGCCGAAGGCTTCATCCGCCTGCAGGGGCTACGCTTAACCATGCAGGCCCTGGGTAAACGCTGA
- the argH gene encoding argininosuccinate lyase — MKQQQTGDMKMWGGRFAEKTAASVEAFTCSVHFDCRLYRHDIAGSRAHARMLARQGLISDEECRLILGGLDEIEGEIERGEFVFRPELEDIHMNIEKALAERIGPAGEKLHTARSRNDQVNLDFRLYLREECDRLDGLLAELQRSLVTQARRWRQTVMPGYTHLQRAQPVLVAHHLLAYFEMFKRDRQRLADCRRRINVLPLGAAALAGTGLPIDREYVAELLDFPQVSANSLDTVADRDFVIEFASAAALIQVHLSRLAEELVLWTSEEFAFVELPDAFCTGSSIMPQKKNPDVPELIRGKSGRVVGHLMALLTLLKGLPLAYNRDLQEDKEPIFDTVDTVSASLALAAELMAGLNFREEKLAAALRRGCMTATDLADYLVRKQVPFRQAHAIVGRAVAYALEQGRDVAELSLVELKRFAECIEEDVFAVLSVEGSVNSRNSLGGTGGARVDEALAQAESEI; from the coding sequence TTGAAGCAGCAGCAAACCGGCGACATGAAGATGTGGGGGGGGCGTTTTGCGGAGAAAACCGCCGCCTCGGTGGAGGCCTTTACCTGCTCGGTCCATTTCGATTGCCGGCTCTACCGCCACGACATCGCCGGCAGCCGGGCCCATGCCCGGATGTTGGCCCGCCAGGGGTTGATCAGCGACGAGGAGTGCCGGTTGATCCTGGGCGGCCTTGATGAAATTGAAGGCGAGATCGAGCGGGGCGAGTTTGTATTCCGGCCGGAGCTGGAAGATATTCACATGAATATCGAAAAAGCCCTGGCGGAAAGGATCGGCCCCGCCGGGGAAAAGCTGCATACCGCCCGCAGCCGCAACGATCAGGTGAACCTGGATTTCCGCCTCTATCTGCGGGAGGAGTGCGACCGCCTGGACGGCCTGCTGGCCGAGCTGCAGCGTTCCCTGGTAACCCAGGCCCGCCGCTGGCGGCAAACGGTGATGCCCGGTTACACCCATTTGCAACGGGCCCAGCCGGTGCTGGTGGCCCATCATCTGCTGGCTTACTTTGAGATGTTCAAGCGCGACCGCCAGCGCCTGGCCGACTGCCGGCGGCGGATCAACGTCCTGCCCCTGGGGGCGGCGGCCCTGGCCGGTACCGGCCTGCCCATCGACCGCGAGTATGTCGCCGAGTTGCTCGATTTCCCCCAGGTCTCGGCCAACAGCCTGGATACCGTGGCCGATCGCGATTTCGTCATCGAATTTGCTTCCGCCGCCGCCCTGATCCAGGTCCACTTGAGCCGGCTGGCCGAAGAGTTGGTGCTCTGGACCAGCGAGGAGTTTGCCTTCGTCGAGTTGCCCGATGCCTTCTGCACCGGCAGTTCCATCATGCCCCAGAAGAAAAACCCCGACGTGCCGGAGTTGATCCGCGGCAAGTCCGGCCGGGTGGTGGGCCACCTGATGGCCCTGCTGACCCTGCTCAAGGGGTTGCCGCTGGCCTATAACCGCGACCTCCAGGAGGACAAGGAGCCGATCTTCGACACCGTGGACACCGTTTCCGCCTCCCTGGCCCTGGCTGCCGAATTGATGGCCGGGCTCAACTTCCGGGAAGAAAAACTGGCGGCGGCCCTGCGCCGGGGCTGCATGACCGCCACCGACCTGGCCGATTACCTGGTACGCAAGCAGGTGCCATTCCGCCAGGCCCACGCCATCGTCGGCCGCGCCGTGGCCTACGCCCTGGAGCAGGGTCGCGATGTGGCCGAGCTGAGCCTGGTCGAGTTGAAGCGTTTTGCCGAGTGCATCGAAGAGGATGTCTTTGCCGTGCTCTCGGTGGAGGGCTCGGTGAACAGCCGTAACTCCCTGGGCGGCACCGGCGGGGCGCGGGTGGATGAGGCCCTGGCCCAGGCCGAAAGCGAGATCTAG
- a CDS encoding fibronectin type III domain-containing protein — translation MRYPVFWVLWLPLLLLAAGCGKKTDPLPPAEILPAPIADLDVVLDQRGIELSWTVPRRTVQGERLPYRVKKFKLYRAVVPQEEYREDEPPPFGRPLTVANELAAGERLVYRETLLLPGHRYSYQVKSRAGWLLASEPSNLVDFTWLAPPGAPRALAAEAGDRVVELRWQPPREIPALPAEVSAELRYQLYRSRDGKDFTALATTAELHHLDREVVGGRTYYYRVRAMAVLGETRVAGPVGATVSVTARDLTPPTAPLLEAAVPVREGVRLLWEMPDDRRIAEFIVLRRLPGEDEGREIGRQRAPALSHLDRHPPAEADVWYYRLVAVDVEGNRSEPGNELRFRRP, via the coding sequence GTGCGATACCCGGTCTTTTGGGTGTTGTGGTTGCCGCTGCTGTTGCTGGCGGCAGGTTGCGGGAAGAAGACCGACCCTTTGCCGCCGGCAGAAATTTTGCCGGCCCCCATTGCCGACCTGGACGTTGTATTGGATCAGCGCGGGATCGAGCTTTCCTGGACCGTGCCGCGCCGCACCGTACAGGGGGAGCGCCTGCCTTACCGGGTGAAAAAATTTAAGCTCTACCGGGCGGTGGTGCCGCAGGAGGAGTACCGGGAAGACGAGCCGCCCCCCTTTGGCCGCCCGCTTACCGTGGCCAATGAACTGGCCGCCGGGGAGCGCCTGGTTTACCGCGAAACCCTCCTGCTGCCCGGCCATCGCTATAGCTATCAGGTGAAGAGCCGGGCCGGCTGGTTGCTGGCCAGTGAGCCGTCCAACCTTGTTGATTTCACCTGGCTGGCCCCGCCGGGGGCGCCCCGAGCCCTGGCCGCCGAGGCCGGTGATCGGGTGGTGGAATTGCGGTGGCAGCCGCCGCGGGAAATTCCCGCCCTGCCGGCCGAAGTGTCGGCCGAGCTGCGCTACCAGCTTTACCGTTCCCGCGACGGGAAAGATTTTACCGCTCTGGCCACCACCGCTGAGCTTCACCATCTCGACCGGGAGGTGGTGGGGGGGCGGACCTACTATTACCGGGTACGGGCCATGGCGGTGCTGGGTGAAACCCGGGTGGCCGGGCCGGTTGGGGCCACGGTGTCGGTGACGGCTCGGGATCTGACCCCGCCGACGGCCCCGCTCCTGGAGGCGGCGGTACCGGTGCGGGAAGGGGTGCGGCTGCTCTGGGAAATGCCGGATGATCGAAGAATTGCTGAATTTATCGTGCTGCGCCGCCTGCCCGGCGAAGATGAGGGCCGGGAAATCGGCCGGCAACGGGCTCCGGCCCTGAGCCACTTGGATCGCCACCCCCCGGCGGAGGCCGATGTCTGGTATTATCGCCTGGTTGCCGTGGATGTGGAAGGCAACCGCAGTGAGCCGGGTAACGAACTGCGCTTTCGTCGCCCGTAA